Proteins encoded together in one Astatotilapia calliptera chromosome 7, fAstCal1.2, whole genome shotgun sequence window:
- the ankrd26 gene encoding ankyrin repeat domain-containing protein 26 isoform X10 encodes MKKIFSFTKKKKHPLDTPDSASRLSVGYELKDKDLGKVHKAALAGDLAKLKQLAKKNDVNQLDKENRTALHIACASGHVEVVHFLVESKAKLNLCDNQNRSALMKAVQGQHDNCVSILLENHADPNLMDINGNTALHLAANIPSVPTAVLLLQHGAQINSQNKEGFTPLIVAVRENHIEMAQFLLKETADVNSVDQDQRSPLMIAAGNGEVCMVKLLLQFDADTTLKDTKGCSADNYAGINGHHSCSHLIIEHDTQRSDRASLSHQDLSKKKKKMLSAPSQDLEAGFSLGGPATDRDEHGADEAGKDFEDNSQSESLSRVSKRAADDWPSSDDDDESVLIEKKPLKVDLSKMIASKKGEASARADTSLSGSDSEPESENRVQRIPSLPKALSSSKSLQHPVDPTPITFLTSASHMTSTPLPHYRKKEDSTEDEEEDEGDNDKEREQEEEEKGDESAENDQLEESGESCDANSPAPEAEVSKEKKRDFLSELGLEGGEDDQSSWSSESHSENLNVDEQKRGLNSQNEGEKEEIKMNLLYVPSFVRGDRGNKMAVLEPRRSVGRPRVSQGGVASSSNDNLEGEPADQYNKVQKETERAKWVPPNVLRKPEGDVSRKTDLMEELDLGDVDDLEAQKADASDWDSASTASMGAQCGHGVASPVVEKIPECSSSSDKDQDKDDVATAALTHQKGISPDERLPRTPSQAVPKPQPRTRKMVPQKLESEEESDWETENITSRETAENDNPLQNMAEPQTTVKPRSADPSLMEKDSEIITEFEEQQQKEKDDAVDRSELDLNKSDNRKKDNEFRDQCSAGESGGVPWEKRYEKLWVEVEKREVKSTFKSVAGELKEKFGELFKSRHDIREEQATAGSTSAEEDSSDEEDGEVIERPTARARSTPLITIAEQRESGPEDSAAESNVNSLCEDRMKEQPACDGTVTSRADLRQTEENTASSEDDLNEFGISQPPFRRSAPVPGVSGEELEEDVEKFKLEIGEGRTEIEVEVQKSSTSQVTSGIALEETGMGKPETSLGCMSNQAEALDQEQQPEAAMSTNRAPVQLHLPVQLTCISNKQEKQAVVETLQSELVRGARGSRAPQTNTHINGDPLCVFDDGTLSEVSDDEGSLAASGPKNDKDREELGMAEDFDELTQSSDTATDDADSPATGYSHASLLIKKLDSATLDSTCVVKLQNIFHEYERSIKKGKDRHKYLTDKVVLLETERRDLKSSLEGIKDAKSAMERVQLELQTEVTNLKFQLKQEQENHRHTTMKYSTAADKMRRMDEEHQKEIQEMQKVHMNLELEIKRLVNNMKQLEQAHNETQRLLAQERSARTLQENLLSSHLRKNQEIEEENKRNMIKSSEVLSQLTEASDRERELLQQTASLQEQLTLLRTDFERLQTQSSLNESHLIEAREILKEELEEVRRESQLNNETMAQVVFNCKNQVTTLKSEMAITTSRLENERQIREKLEEEVELSRARLAAAVKDAELCLASKSETEKALLREKEELQRLKDRFTGESASQREEVSSLSQKLAKAESQSNSMENEVHRTTMQLTEKGVLLEVLQREKDQAVARVKELEKALQTHREEVSCNKARQEATQERLVQTQSEAMLLRQQLEEAQNKGAAKERAVTDAQERFSDILSKLRSDCEERVQLLEDRNKELASKAVDLHDQVYKLEEDKNERETSLRQLQQELADSLKKLSMSEASLEVNTRYRNDLEEEKTRLLKDLDRLKGKLEESEDEYVQAERRINSLKSSLEEREKELSTAAQKLQEALSTSAASDTTIKQLEDAVQRLEIENARLEAAAKQQSNKIDALQKGAQEAAALSGCSPGGGVRSHLEDMVTNLQSSKMTLEDQLNREVQKQSLLSHTAQDSRALWEEELKGRSKLGVRLAELEKEKGELNSQMEIEKKKAKKIAEQKKAVDTRLDQEIKRNTELQKEMYRLRTLLKTAKKRVRDQDAGGAEFGSPMSSMRMDLGRHTEGHLGRMKDRVDDLQVQLEKEASLRRQLEKVNEELKDQVSSLKSMSHSNDLLERSKRQLEEEVLDLRRRMETAQVEQSHVEQYRRDAEERARQEVQQKLEQVNLFLQSQAASQEALDQIKAANEASLRSQLEQRIRELEGELGRARTSQQESVNQRESTRTELERFRQLYTEELHLRKSLAAKLERANSRLAEANSKLLNERSRSLITNGSLGAPSLDFSSLASPANYGASLGPLNRNLGLGFSLLNPVAEGQNSRVEDYLAKMQSELDRSITKELNNATAELDVASARMSPVGSPRRELDPVSRATQQYLEVLKKNSMI; translated from the exons ATGAAGAAGATATTCAGCttcactaaaaagaaaaaacacccgtTAGACACTCCAGACAGTGCAAGCAGGCTTTCTGTTGGCTATGAACTGAAAGACAAGGACCTAGGGAAGGTTCACAAGGCTGCCTTAGCGGGTGATTTGGCAAAGCTGAAGCAGTTGGCTAAGAAGAATGATGTCAATCAACTTGACAAGGAGAACAG AACCGCACTGCATATTGCCTGTGCTAGTGGTCATGTCGAGGTGGTACACTTCCTCGTTGAGAGCAAAGCCAAGCTTAACCTATGTGACAATCAAAATAGATCTGCCTTAATGAAG GCAGTTCAGGGCCAGCATGACAACTGTGTGAGCATACTGCTGGAAAATCATGCTGACCCTAATCTGATGGACATCAATGGCAATACGGCACTACATTTAGCGGCAAACATCCCATCCGTCCCCACTGCTGTCCTGCTGCTGCAACATGGGGCTCAAATCAATTCCCAGAACAAG GAGGGTTTCACACCTTTGATAGTAGCAGTGCGAGAGAACCATATTGAGATGGCTCAGTTTCTCCTCAAGGAGACTGCTGATGTGAATTCTGTGGATCAAGATCAAAG GTCCCCATTAATGATAGCTGCTGGAAATGGCGAAGTCTGTATGGTAAAGCTGCTCCTGCAGTTTGATGCAGATACCACACTAAAGGATACCAAAGGATGTTCAGCTGATAACTATGCAGGAATAAATGGGCATCACTC TTGTTCCCACCTGATCATAGAGCATGATACCCAGCGTTCGGACAGGGCCTCCCTATCACATCAAGATCtgagcaagaagaagaaaaaaatgctgagTGCTCCTTCCCAAGATCTTGAAGCAGGCTTCTCTTTGGGAGGACCAGCCACTGACAGAGATG AGCATGGAGCAGATGAAGCAGGGAAAG ATTTTGAAGATAATTCTCAGTCAGAGTCACTAAGTCG TGTTTCAAAAAGGGCTGCAGATGATTGGCCAtcatcagatgatgatgatgaatctGTTTTAATTGAAAAG AAACCTCTGAAAGTTGACCTCAGCAAAATGATTGCATCTAAAAAGGGAGAAG CTTCGGCACGAGCTGACACATCGTTGAGTGGCTCAGACTCTGAGCCAGAAAGTGAAAATAGAGTTCAGAGAATCCCATCCCTCCCAAAGGCTTTGTCATCCAGCAAAAGTCTTCAGCATCCAGTAGATCCCACTCCCATTACCTTCCTTACCAGTGCATCCCACATGACTTCCACTCCGCTTCCACACTACAGAAAG AAGGAAGATTCCACtgaggatgaggaagaggatgagggTGATAATGACAAAGAGAGGgaacaagaggaggaggagaaaggagaCGAATCAGCTGAGAATGATCAGCTTGAAGAAAGTGGAGAGTCTTGTGACGCCAATTCGCCTGCTCCTGAGGCCGAAGTTTctaaagagaagaagaggg ATTTCCTGTCTGAGCTGGGTCTAGAGGGGGGTGAGGATGACCAGAGTTCATGGAGCTCTGAG TCCCACTCAGAAAACCTGAATGTTGACGAGCAGAAACGAGGATTAAATAGTCAGaatgaaggagagaaagaagagattAAAATGA ACTTGTTATATGTTCCCTCATTTGTAAGAGGGGATAGAGGCAATAAGATGGCAGTGCTAGAGCCTCGGAGGAGTGTAGGCAGGCCAAGAGTCAGCCAGGGAGGGG TTGCCAGCAGCAGTAATGACAATCTTGAAGGTGAACCTGCCGATCAGTACAATAAAGTACAGAAAGAG ACCGAGAGGGCAAAGTGGGTACCACCTAATGTTTTGAGGAAGCCTGAAGGCGATGTCAGCCGAAAGACAG ATTTAATGGAAGAGCTTGATCTGGGTGATGTTGATGATCTGGAAG CTCAAAAAGCAG ATGCATCGGACTGGGATTCAGCCAGTACTGCCAGTATGGGAGCCCAGTGTGGTCACGGGGTTGCGTCCCCTGTAGTTGAGAAAATTCCAGAGTGCTCCAGTTCATCTGATAAGGACCAGGACAAAGATGATGTTGCCACAGCAGCACTGACGCATCAGAAGGGCATCAGCCCAGACGAGAGACTGCCCAGAACACCCTCTCAAGCTGTTCCTAAGCCCCAACCTCGTACGCGGAAGATGGTCCCTCAGAAACTAGAGAGTGAAGAAG AATCTGATTGGGAAACCGAAAACATAACATCTCGcgaaacagctgaaaatgaCAATCCACTACAAAATATGGCTGAGCCTCAAACAACGGTTAAACCAA GGTCTGCTGACCCCTCACTGATGGAGAAAGACAGTGAAATCATCACAGAATTTGAAGAGCAGCAACAAAAG GAGAAAGATGATGCAGTAGATAGAAGTGAGTTAGATCTAAATAAATCTGACAATAGAAAAAAGGATAACGAGTTTAGAGATCAGTGCAGTGCTGGAGAAAGCGGTGGCGTGCCATGGGAAAAACGTTATGAGAAGCTCTGGGTAGAGGtggagaaaagagaggtaaagTCCACCTTCAAGAGTGTCGCTggtgaattaaaagaaaagtttggAGAACTGTTTAAATCAAGACATGACATCAGAGAAGAACAGGCCACAGCTGGCTCCACCTCTGCAGAAGAAGATTCAAGTGATGAAGAAGATGGGGAAGTCATTGAGCGTCCTACTGCGAGAGCAAGAAGCACTCCCCTTATCACCATAGCTGAGCAGAGAGAGTCTGGACCAGAGGACTCTGCAGCTGAATCGAATGTAAACTCCTTATGCGAGGACAGGATGAAGGAGCAACCAGCTTGTGATGGGACCGTCACAAGCCGTGCTGATTTACGTCAAACTGAGGAGAATACTGCAAGTTCAGAAGACGATCTCAACGAATTTGGTATAAGTCAGCCTCCCTTCAGACGTTCAGCACCTGTTCCCGGTGTTTCTGGTGAAGAGTtggaagaggacgtggaaaaGTTTAAACTTGAG ATTGGAGAAGGGAGAACAGAAATTGAGGTTGAGGTACAAAAATCAAGTACTTCCCAGGTTACTAGTGGAATAGCATTGGAGGAAACTGGTATGGGGAAACCTGAGACCAGCTTAGGATGCATGTCAAATCAAGCTGAAGCACTTGACCAGGAGCAGCAGCCCGAGGCCGCCATGAG CACCAACAGGGCTCCAGTGCAATTGCATCTCCCAGTCCAGCTAACCTGCATTAGCAACAAACAAGAGAAGCAAGCTGTAGTGGAGACTTTACAGTCAGAGTTGGTCCGAGGGGCCCGGGGCAGCAGAGCCCCTCAGACCAACACACATATTAATGGAGatcctctctgtgtgtttgacgATGGCACTTTAAGTGAAGTGTCGGATGATGAAGGAAG TTTGGCAGCCAGTGGACCAAAGAACGATAAG GACCGTGAAGAGTTGGGAATGGCAGAAGATTTTGATGAACTCACTCAGTCCTCAGACACAGCCACAGATGATGCTGATTCACCCGCTACAGGCTACAGTCACGCCTCCCTCCTCATTAAGAAACTGGACTCAGCAACTTTGG ACTCAACATGTGTAGTGAAGCTGCAGAACATTTTCCATGAATATGAGCGCTCCATCAAGAAGGGAAAGGATCGGCATAAGTACTTGACTGATAAAGTGGTCCTGCTGGAAACTGAGAGACGAGACTTGAAGAGCTCTTTGGAGGGCATTAAAGATGCCAAGTCTGCCATGGAGCGGGTGCAGTTGGAATTACAGACTGAAGTTACAAATCTCAA ATTTCAGCTGAAACAAGAACAGGAGAATCACCGCCACACCACCATGAAGTACAGTACTGCTGCCGATAAGATGAGGAGGATGGATGAGGAACATCAGAAAGAAATTCAGGAAATGCAGAAGGTGCACATGAACCTTGAGCTAGAGATTAAAAGACTCGTTAACAACATGAAACAG CTTGAACAGGCCCACAATGAGACGCAGAGACTGCTGGCTCAGGAGCGCAGTGCACGCACCCTTCAGGAGAATCTTCTGAGCAGCCATCTGAGGAAGAACCAAGAGATagaggaggaaaacaaaagaaacatgatCAAAAGCAGTGAA GTCTTATCTCAGCTCACTGAAGCCAGTGACAGGGAGCGAGAGTTACTGCAGCAGACCGCTTCCTTACAGGAGCAGCTCACCCTCCTGAGGACAGACTTTGAGCGTTTGCAGACTCAAAGCAGTCTGAACGAGAGCCATCTTATAGAGGCGAGGGAGATACTGAAAGAAGAGCTTGAAGAGGTACGACGGGAATCCCAGCTTAACAATGAAACCATGGCCCAAGTTGTGTTCAACTGCAAAAACCAGGTTACAACCCTTAAATCTGAAATGGCAATAACAACGTCCCGTCTGGAAAACGAACGTCAGATTCGCGAAAAACTGGAGGAGGAGGTTGAATTGAGTCGTGCTCGTCTGGCTGCAGCTGTAAAGGATGCCGAGCTTTGTCTCGCATCTAAGTCAGAAACTGAGAAGGCTCTGCTCCGGGAGAAAGAGGAACTTCAGCGTCTCAAAGACAGATTCACTG GTGAATCAGCCAGTCAGCGTGAGGAAGTCAGTAGCCTGTCCCAGAAGTTGGCCAAGGCAGAGTCCCAATCAAACAGCATGGAAAATGAAGTTCATCGTACCACCATGCAGCTGACGGAGAAGGGCGTACTGCTGGAAGTGCTACAGCGGGAAAAGGACCAGGCAGTCGCTCGTGTCAAGGAGCTAGAAAAGGCTCTGCAGACtcacagggaggaggtcagctgTAACAAAGCACGTCAAGAGGCTACACAAGAGCGGCTAGTTCAAACGCAGAGCGAAGCCATGTTACTAAGACAACAGCTAGAAGAGGCCCAAAACAAAGGTGCTGCAAAGGAGCGTGCTGTGACAGATGCCCAAGAGCGCTTCAGTGACATTTTGTCCAAGCTGCGCTCTGACTGTGAAGAGAGGGTACAGTTACTGGAGGACAGAAATAAGGAGCTCGCCAGTAAGGCGGTGGATCTCCACGATCAGGTCTACAAGTTGGAGGAAGACAAGAATGAAAGAGAG ACTAGTCTGAGGCAGCTGCAGCAGGAACTCGCCGACTCACTCAAAAAGTTGTCAATGAGCGAAGCCTCTCTGGAGGTCAACACGCGCTATCGCAATGACCTGGAGGAAGAGAAGACTCGGCTGCTCAAAGACCTGGACAGACTCAAAGGAAAG CTGGAGGAAAGTGAGGATGAGTATGTACAGGCAGAGAGACGTATTAACAGCCTGAAGAGCAGTTTGGAAGAAAGGGAAAAGGAACTCTCAACTGCTGCTCAGAAACTCCAGGAGGCGCTGTCTACCTCAGCTGCTTCTGACACCACGATCAAACAGCTGGAGGATGCTGTGCAGAG GCTGGAGATTGAGAATGCCAGACTAGAAGCTGCTGCGAAGCAACAGTCCAACAAAATTGATGCACTGCAGAAAGGAGCTCAGGAAGCTGCCGCG CTATCTGGCTGCTCACCTGGAGGAGGG gTTCGAAGTCACTTGGAGGACATGGTTACGAACCTCCAAAGCAGTAAGATGACCTTGGAAGACCAACTGAATAGAGAG gTCCAGAAGCAGAGCTTGCTCTCTCACACAGCCCAGGACTCTCGGGCCTTGTGGGAGGAGGAGCTAAAGGGCCGCTCTAAGTTGGGAGTTCGATTGGCAGAacttgaaaaggaaaaaggagaacTGAACAGCCAG aTGGAGATCGAAAAGAAGAAAGCCAAGAAAATAGCAGAGCAGAAGAAAGCTGTTGATACTCGTCTGGATCaggagataaaaagaaacacggaGCTTCAAAAAGAAATGTACAG GCTGCGAACCTTATTGAAGACTGCAAAAAAGAGAGTGCGCGATCAAGACGCTGGTGGTGCTGAGTTTGGCTCTCCTATGAGCAGCATGCGGATGGATCTGGGCAGACACACTGAGGGGCACTTGGGGCGAATGAAAGACAGG GTGGACGATTTGCAGGTGCAGTTGGAGAAGGAAGCATCTCTTCGCAGACAGCTAGAGAAGGTGAACGAGGAGCTCAAGGATCAGGTGTCTTCCTTGAAGAGCATGAGCCACAGTAATGATTTGCTTGAGAGGAGTAAGAGGCAGTTGGAGGAAGAGGTACTGGACCTAAGACGCCGAATGGAGACTGCTCAGGTTGAGCAGAGCCACGTGGAGCAGTACCGGCGCGATGCAGAGGAAAGGGCTCGGCAAGAAGTACAACAGAAGCTGGAGCAGGTTAACCTGTTCCTCCAG tCCCAGGCTGCATCACAGGAAGCTCTCGACCAGATTAAAGCTGCCAATGAAGCTAGCCTGCGCTCTCAGCTGGAGCAGCGAATCCGGGAGCTGGAGGGGGAATTGGGCCGGGCCCGCACTTCCCAGCAGGAGAGCGTTAACCAACGCGAGTCCACACGCACAGAGCTTGAGAGATTCCGCCAACTATATACAGAAGAACTGCACCTACGCAAGTCTCTGGCTGCTAAATTAGAGAG GGCCAACAGTCGGCTTGCAGAAGCCAATTCCAAGTTGCTCAATGAGCGCAGCAGGTCACTGATCACAAATGGCAGCCTTGGAGCGCCATCGCTTGACTTTAGCTCTTTGGCTTCACCAGCCAACTATGGAGCCTCACTTGGGCCCCTCAACAGGAATCTTGGTCTGGGATTCTCTCTCCTCAACCCTGTGGCTGAGGGACAGAACAGCAGGGTGGAGGACTACTTAGCCAAG